In Apium graveolens cultivar Ventura chromosome 10, ASM990537v1, whole genome shotgun sequence, the following are encoded in one genomic region:
- the LOC141691215 gene encoding putative LRR receptor-like serine/threonine-protein kinase At1g07550 gives MVKVGWIYLAFLALQLLRSYSQNKNLDISGWKSIDCGSTVTRWEGMLKWDVDLNYTQTGSNKVVQNGTASREELSTLRFFPNNTQENCYIVPAETQIIRYIIRAGFYYANYDGLSSPPTFNLFINDVKWTTINTSKKNGEPFYEEIMYENNGSGFFKICLVQIKDGGVPFINSIEAVVLWDKLYSQMENNATYNLVTRTNLGGDEIRFDPLKFDEMYNRIWSKGVSQSNFTRLIGFTDGVATVENYPPYLVLMDSVQPTSADAITLTVDLPQSTPQSAYFVFYITELVDKNINERRIMKLAIDGQDQGTVEAPSNGETTVITKYPVIVSGPTIHITLTRSEESSLPPMIAGMEVFTKWDTVVNHTGSSSAAAGLYESVAFSLMIPFAFLLVA, from the exons ATGGTGAAAGTTGGATGGATATATCTGGCATTCTTAGCCCTACAATTGCTTAGATCTTATTCCCAGA ATAAAAATTTGGATATATCTGGCTGGAAGAGTATTGATTGTGGATCAACTGTTACACGATGGGAAGGCATGCTTAAGTGGGATGTTGATTTAAATTACACTCAAACAGGATCAAATAAAGTAGTTCAGAATGGAACAGCCAGCAGGGAGGAGTTGAGCACCCTCCGATTCTTCCCAAACAACACCCAAGAAAACTGTTACATTGTGCCTGCTGAGACACAAATTATTCGATACATTATCCGGGCTGGATTTTACTATGCCAACTATGACGGTCTCTCAAGCCCTCCCACGTTCAATCTCTTCATTAATGATGTAAAATGGACAACTATTAACACGTCAAAGAAGAATGGTGAACCATTTTACGAAGAAATCATGTATGAAAACAATGGATCAGggttttttaaaatttgtttagTGCAGATTAAAGACGGAGGAGTTCCATTTATCAATTCTATTGAAGCTGTGGTTTTATGGGACAAATTGTATTCCCAGATGGAGAATAATGCCACATATAATCTTGTCACCAGGACCAACCTTGGAGGGGATGAAATCAG ATTCGACCCTTTGAAATTTGACGAAATGTACAACCGTATATGGAGCAAGGGAGTTTCACAATCTAATTTCACCAGGCTCATTGGATTTACAGATGGTGTTGCCACGGTTGAGAATTACCCTCCTTATCTTGTGCTTATGGATTCTGTTCAACCTACTAGCGCAGATGCAATCACTCTGACGGTCGATCTTCCTCAATCAACTCCACAATCAGCTTACTTTGTTTTCTATATAACAGAACTAGttgataaaaatattaatgaaagAAGGATCATGAAACTAGCGATTGATGGTCAAGATCAAGGAACAGTAGAAGCACCATCTAATGGAGAGACTACTGTAATAACCAAGTATCCAGTGATAGTATCAGGGCCAACTATTCATATTACATTGACACGTAGCGAAGAGTCTTCTTTACCACCGATGATCGCTGGGATGGAAGTATTCACAAAATGGGATACAGTCGTGAATCACACAGGTTCATCATCTGCAGCTGCGGGGTTATATGAATCAGTTGCATTTTCGCTGATGATTCCTTTTGCTTTTTTATTAGTAGCATGA